The Mauremys reevesii isolate NIE-2019 linkage group 7, ASM1616193v1, whole genome shotgun sequence genome includes the window AGACAGTCTTTAGATGGCTTGGAGTTGCTAAATAAGACTGAACTAGCATCTGTGCTGCACATTCTGAACCACTGCCTCATGTTTCCTCTAATGTTATGCTCCTTCTCAGCAAGGGAATGTAGGCCTCTGTAGAGGCCAGATGGGTAGCTCTTCTCAAGGACCCAGGTTAAACAGTGTTGGCTGTGACTCTTTATAAGCTGCCCTGTTGCTCTGGCCAAGACTAAGCTGCCTCTTAGAACTGTCCTGACAAGCTCTCCAATTCAAAAGCTTTAGAGAAAGGCCACTGACTTACTTGTCTGTTTTCTAGGTCAATCTTGTTTCCCAACACAACAAAAGGGAAGTTCTCAGGATCTCTTGGACTGGCCTGAATGAGAAACTCGTCCCTCCAGCTGTCTAAGGTTTTAAATGTATTTGGAGCCGTCACATCGAATACCAGCACACAGCAGTCTGCTCCTCTGTAGAAGGCCACACCCAGAGACTGAAACCGTTCCTGTCCTGCTGTATCCCATATCTATAGAAAAAAAGCAGAGGGACAAGTTAGTAGAGAAGTTACTTACTAGCCCAGATAAGAGTCTTGGGGCAGCTCTAGtgctggggttctcaaactggggggtagggacccctcagggggtcaccatgttattacatggggaggttgagagctgtcagcctccactgcaaaccctgctttgcctccaccatttataatggtgttaaatagagTGTTTTTCATTTATGGGAGGAGtcacacagaggcttgctgtgtgaaaaggATCACTGGTACAAAAAAGTCTGAGAATCCCTGCTCTAGTGCCATTGTTCAAACTGAGGGATTAGCATGTTTGCTCATTCAATGCTCCTTGGAATTCTGCAGTCCTCAACCAGCCTCATGGCAGTGTTGAGAGCAGTTTAGGGACTTTTCCTTACATCTCCTGCACATAGTGTCCAAGAAGTCACTATAAGCTGAGCAAAAAGGGCCTTTTCTAAAGGCCCTCTGGCTCCTTGTAAGAGGCAAGACTACTGTAGTTTCAGAATTGTATCAAATTTCAGAATCCTGTCTCAATTTAGAGCAGTTCATCAAGAAAGAGGTTTTTAAAATAAGTGACTTTGCTTTTGAAAACCAACTTATGTATAGTCTCCACGATCAAATCCCAAAGTATGTTGCACTCTTACAAGAGATACAGAGTAGGCAGCCACAGGGAGTCTAGATCTGAGAACAACATTGAGTCATATTTGGAAGATAAGTTTCCTCTTGAGCTTTTCAGACAGATTTGAGAATTCAGTAGTGCTTTCATATGCTCATGTATCTTTTACAAGTTTCACCATGTACCTCAACCCCACCAATAGCCAAGCAATCAGCAGAAACAAACTAAGAACTCTACAAGCCAATGTGACTTGGTCAGGAATTCTACCATGCAattccttccccctgctcccagagTGATTTCCAGTCAGATTCAATGCATTTCTCATTTCCACAAGACAGCTAGAAGTTCTGATCATTTAGATTCCTGCCTGCAGCTGGTTTGAGTTTAATTGCAAGCTGGAAGTTCAACAGCAGGTTCTGTTAAAGTGAGTCCTGGGAAATCTCTTCCCTGCCTTGTCTCACTCCCTTTTGTTTAAGAAACAGAGCAAAATCTGCAGCAGAGTTGGGGAAGTATGATGGCAGTTGTGTTTTAGCCCATTTGAAGTTGGGTGGACAGGTTGTCCACAGAAGAGCATCCACACTAGAGAGCTACCCCCTGAAATACTTCTATGGAACATGAGAGTTTCCAGTAGATGTTTCCCTTCTATAGCTCTTTATATCTGAAGAAAAGATTAGGATTTGAGGAGGCTGACTTTGCTAATGAGCATCAGAATAGGAAGTTGAGGGATACAAGTCTTCATGCTTCGGAGGGTAAGCCAGCCATTACTTGACATGCCAGGGAAGGGCTTCCCTCAGCTGCCTATTTCATAACCTTTCAacgggggggagaggagaagaggattTATTGAATCTTCCTACAGAGGATCTGTTTAGTTATCAGTTCTAGAGACTGGACTAGTGACCTGGCAGTTCTGTTACCCACTGATCAGGAATATTGACATTTGGTATGGGAAGTGTTAAGCCAGTTGGGTGGATTGTCTTCTAGACTAGACCACATCACCCTGATGGGTTCAGCTATCATACTGCACACTCCCTcttagcccccaccccctgcctaaGTCAGGGGCAGGCCTCCTTAGGGAGGTGtggaggaacttttgggaggcagggagcagggcctgggccagcctccacagagagagagtggggagggagtgccaGGCTTCTagtcctgctcctccccctagccctgccccattggggcagacagggagcaccACACTTCTTGCCCCAAATGCTGCTCCACTCCCCCtgtagccccagctcctcccccatccccagctctgccttcagcccaagttctgctgctgaggaagccttggctgtgcagtaGTGGAGGAGGGGTACAGACAGATTCTGTTAAGggcaggagggaagagagagctgGAAAAGTTTGTGCACCACTGGCCTAGGTTGTGTGTATGAAAAAAAGCAATCTCCAAGCCAAACAGGTCATGGCCAGCCACTCCAACGAAAGTAGTGTTCTAGCCTAGAACATTCAGGGTCTACATACACTAAAAGTCTAGACATGCTATTGTACTCCTGGAGCATCCTTGTATTAGTGTGTTTAAGGAACCAAGTCTGATAGTGTTCCAGCCTGGGACCTGGTGGGAATACTACCCAGCAGCTCTATAAGTGTCCCATACACAAATAAAGCAGTGTTAGAACACCAAAACAACTAAGCACTGGTGTTATTAGGTTGCATAGAGTCCTGTTTACACTGCTCTGCCACATAGGATGGGAAGCTATTTTGGCTGGAACTGCTGGTAAACAAGTCTCCCCCAACTTACTGTCTAGGCCACTGTAGACAGGGCCTTACAAGCAGGTGGTTAGACTTATGTACATGACTAACCTGCAGTCTGCTAGAGAAAGGAGCAATTCCTGTAAGAGGCCTTTCATGGGTGCCTGGCTCCAACTACTCTGCTTTCTCCTCCCACCCATGTGAGGAAGATTTATTCAGTTGATAAGGAGAGGATACTTCCCACTCATCCACGTAAGCAAGTTGGGACTGTATCTGAACTAAAGTTCTTGGATCTTAGCCCAGGATACAGTCTCCCTTATGCCACCCTTGTACTCTGGTTGCTATAAGGCCTTCTGTTTTGACTGGTTACAGCCAGCCTTCAGAATGCCCCACCATGTGATGGCTTCACCTTGAGGCCTTCCCCTGATCTCTACTTCTTGCCCTTTGAGAAAGGCTTCTCCCGCCTTCCCTTAAATGGAACTGAGGAGCTGCATTTAGTATCTGAGATGGTTAGAAATTGATGGCCAAATGGAGAAGAGTAGCTAAGGAATGCAAAAGATCTAAGGCATCAGCAGAGATATTTGTAGAATCATTATGGCTATGGGTCACCTGCAGTTAATTCAATCCTGAGCCAATATGCAGGGACTACTACTATGAATGAGCACAGAAATGCTGACCTCAGCTGCTTACATTTGGCATGAATGTGTACTTCTGCTCAATCCTGAGCACTCTACATCTGAGCTGTGAAAACCTCTTAAAAATATAGACAAGTAAACAGATGAGCTAGCAGCTCAGTCACTACCCTTACCTGCATTGTGACTAATCTATCATCCACCATCACCTCCTTTGTCAGGAAGTCTGCTCCTATTGTTGCTTTGTATTGGTTACTGAATTTCTTGTTCACATACTGGTTCATGAGTGATGTCTTCCCCACCCTACAGGAAGAAACAAAATGAGGCAAGACTAATCCAGTAGTTTCTGCAGACAGCATTGATACCCACAGCAGATTCAGTCCaagtgtttttgctttatttaatAGCATGACTGAGGTACCAGGACCTTCACTCTGAAGAAGTGTGTTGACCAAATGCCTGATCACAGTGAGTGGGACATTTAGAAGACACTCACATCATCCTGGACAGGAGAAGTGACTATGAAACTCCTTGAGCAAGAGAGGTTCAGATTGCATAATACAGTTAGTTTTGGGGGCTGTGTAAGCTCAACCAGCCCATTTGGTTCTGACCAGGAAAGGGAGTAATGACAAGCACTTTTGGAAGTGTTGCTTTAGTACAGACACTCCCAAACTTTTGCTGCACCATCCCCTCCCTCCACGGGGAAGGCTTTCCCAAGGACAGAGACACACTGGGGGAGTGGGTAGCTCATGCCTGGAGCAGCAGGGCTTGGCTGGAGCCCATCCCCAAAGACCTACTTGGTGCAGAGCAGGGCtctttgccctccctcccccagcatagGGCCAGTCACTCCTGCAAGCTCTGGAGGGAAATATTCAGAGCTGTGGCCAGTCAGGTGTCTGGGCTAGGGCAGCAGTAGGGAGTGTAGAGTGTGCAGGGAGTCTAGCAGACTGCAGTTGGAGCAGGGCagctctctccccatccctgacCACTGGGGACTCCTGTGCACTCTGCTGCCCTGGCCCAGACAGCCccatgccacccctcccccaccatagGCTTGTGGCACCTCTCCCCTGGCCTGGAAGGGCGTGCCAGTTTGAAGACACTGCTTTAGAAGATTCTAGTCCTCAAAAGATGAGGAGATGGGACCCCCTCAAACTTGATTTTAGGCCTTCAGCCAAGGGGCAGGAACTGGCTTCCAATAGAAATTAGCTATATTGCTCTCACACCTCAAGTTCCTTCAGGTTATCAAGTGACCCTTGCCCCAGGTAGTGAAAACAGCTAATGGAATCTAACACTATGAATAAGATCGTTTCAATGGTATTGCTACAGTAGCCAAACTCCTCCTTTATGTCCCGTGGAGACAGACCCTAACATACTTGCTTAGTGAAGTAGCCTAGGGAGCGGAGATTCTCCCAGAGAAACCAGCTTAGAGGTTATAGCCACTCCCTCAAGGCAGCCAAGTATTCTCTGTTCAGCAGCTTGTTGGATGTGGCGGGACAGATTTGTTTATCTGATGAGATTCAGGGTCAAATGACTGTGCAGTAAATCCAGGAACAAAAAGCAAGTGTCTGCTTCACTGATTAACAGGAAGCTGAAGTTTTACATCTTTGCTCAAGGTATCACTGAAGCCTATTTTCAGTACTCCCAGATCACAACATTTGAGCCAAGCCAAGTGAGTGGCTAGCACAGTATTTGTTGTTTTAGGATCCCATTCCTCATTGCCCAATGCGAAGGTAAAAGCTTTAGGAGATCTGAAGTCTTGTTCCTGGGAGGTTTCTAATGCAGATTTAGAAGATTATTTTTACCAAGCTGAGTTACCATAGAAGCTTTAGAAGTACTGGCAATCTACAGTATTGCCAAATACTGAATTGGGGACAAACTGGGAAGAAGGGATAGTCAAGTGTCCTTAAAGCCATAAAGGCAGCATAGTAGTCAGCTGTTTTCCACAACCCAAATATCCAATACTTCACTGCTCCTAACTAGGGCAGAACACAAGCATTTGCAAGCCACATTGCGGGACACTTCAGCTGGACACAAGTCATTTACATTAAGTTAAAGGCTCCGCCACTTACCCAGAGTCTCCAAGGATGATGACTTTCAGTAACACTTTCTTCCTAGAAGTCATCTTTCAAACTAAAAGGAAAGAGATGAGTTCCCATCACTCAGGAGGAAGTGACTGCACATTATCATCACAAAAAGTGAGGACGTTAACATGGAATTGAAACAGCTCATAGAAATCCTGTGGCTCTTCTAGCG containing:
- the RAB7A gene encoding ras-related protein Rab-7a, producing the protein MTSRKKVLLKVIILGDSGVGKTSLMNQYVNKKFSNQYKATIGADFLTKEVMVDDRLVTMQIWDTAGQERFQSLGVAFYRGADCCVLVFDVTAPNTFKTLDSWRDEFLIQASPRDPENFPFVVLGNKIDLENRQVTTKRAQAWCYSKNNIPYFETSAKEAINVEQAFQTIARNALKQETEVELYNEFPEPIKLDKNDRAKATAESCSC